In the genome of Chryseobacterium oryzae, one region contains:
- a CDS encoding YncE family protein, which translates to MKKFYFLILAFVFSWTNAQTEGVLVLNEGGAGSSNAEISFIDNQSVITNNYFKLKNNNATLGDTAQDIKIFGDKIFVVLNISNTIKVINKSDFSLVTTITTNLNNPRYIAFSGNKLYVTNWGTSSLTDDYVAVYNLNNYAYESSISVGAGAEKIFSKNNKLYVLLKGGFSLNHFMDVVNLNTNAVESQVNVGDSPHSIFEKNDLLYIMSSGNPYTANSFGTFTVYDTAAQATVSTFTFPVGTKPTYMDTDGTNIYYMNEASIYKTPIANPSFNTNAIAVTPIAVNSYGTAYGFNVVNNKIYAADPKGYIAAGKVYSYDLQGNLLNTFTTTYLPNQIIAYSSASLSTEENKKTSRVSIYPNPASQKFFVKGLQQAKVQVYDANGRMVLERMYNENGIDISSLLQGVYVVKITDKDSHFSEKLIVK; encoded by the coding sequence ATGAAGAAATTCTATTTTCTTATTCTGGCATTCGTCTTTTCGTGGACCAATGCACAAACCGAAGGAGTTCTTGTCCTTAATGAAGGCGGAGCGGGAAGTTCTAATGCTGAAATTTCGTTTATCGACAACCAGTCGGTCATCACCAACAATTATTTTAAGCTAAAAAATAACAATGCAACGCTGGGAGATACTGCTCAGGACATTAAAATTTTTGGAGATAAAATTTTTGTGGTTTTAAATATTTCCAATACCATTAAGGTTATTAATAAATCTGATTTTTCTTTAGTTACAACCATCACAACTAATTTAAATAATCCCAGATATATTGCATTCAGTGGAAACAAATTGTATGTAACCAATTGGGGAACAAGCAGTTTAACGGATGATTATGTTGCAGTGTATAATCTGAATAATTATGCTTACGAAAGCAGTATTTCCGTAGGTGCCGGAGCAGAAAAAATCTTCAGTAAAAATAATAAACTGTATGTTTTGCTGAAAGGCGGATTTAGTCTTAATCATTTTATGGATGTTGTTAATCTTAATACAAATGCAGTTGAGTCTCAGGTAAATGTAGGCGATTCTCCGCATAGTATTTTCGAAAAAAATGATTTGTTGTACATCATGAGTTCAGGAAACCCTTATACAGCAAACTCTTTTGGGACATTTACAGTATATGATACTGCTGCTCAGGCAACGGTTTCAACATTTACATTTCCTGTGGGTACCAAACCAACTTATATGGATACAGATGGTACTAACATTTATTATATGAATGAGGCTTCCATTTATAAAACGCCTATTGCAAACCCATCATTCAATACAAATGCTATTGCGGTTACTCCAATAGCAGTTAATTCATACGGAACCGCATATGGATTTAATGTTGTAAATAATAAAATCTATGCTGCCGATCCTAAAGGATATATTGCTGCGGGAAAAGTATATTCTTACGATTTACAAGGTAATTTGCTCAATACTTTTACAACAACCTATTTGCCAAACCAGATTATTGCATACAGCAGTGCTTCACTCTCTACAGAGGAAAATAAGAAAACATCCAGGGTAAGCATTTATCCAAACCCGGCAAGCCAGAAATTCTTTGTGAAAGGACTTCAGCAAGCAAAAGTTCAAGTATACGATGCTAATGGAAGAATGGTTCTTGAAAGAATGTACAATGAAAACGGAATAGATATCAGTTCTTTATTGCAAGGAGTGTATGTGGTAAAAATTACAGATAAAGATTCTCATTTCTCAGAAAAATTAATCGTTAAGTAA